A genomic segment from Peribacillus sp. ACCC06369 encodes:
- a CDS encoding S1 domain-containing RNA-binding protein: MSIEVGSKLQGKVTGITNFGAFVELPQGSTGLVHISEVADNYVKDINDHLKVGDTVEVKVINVKDGKIGLSIKKAIDRPESEQKPAYTPRPRQGRGNDSRSKDFRSKSNGFQPKENFEQKMAKFLKDSEDRLTTLKRSTETKRGGRGGRRG; encoded by the coding sequence ATGTCAATCGAAGTAGGCAGCAAGTTACAAGGTAAAGTAACAGGCATAACTAATTTTGGTGCATTTGTTGAGCTCCCTCAAGGTTCAACCGGTCTTGTCCATATCAGTGAAGTGGCTGATAACTATGTAAAAGATATCAATGATCATTTAAAAGTGGGCGATACGGTTGAGGTGAAAGTCATCAATGTGAAAGATGGCAAGATTGGCTTGTCCATAAAAAAAGCGATAGACCGACCTGAAAGTGAGCAAAAACCTGCATACACACCACGTCCGCGCCAAGGAAGAGGGAATGACAGCCGTTCCAAAGACTTCCGCTCGAAAAGTAATGGTTTCCAACCCAAGGAAAACTTTGAGCAAAAAATGGCTAAATTCTTAAAAGATAGCGAAGACCGCTTAACGACCCTTAAACGTAGCACAGAAACGAAACGGGGAGGTCGAGGAGGAAGACGCGGATAA
- a CDS encoding protein kinase family protein has product MNNTLRNQCKLLPDSLVTGKWNKNQYKIIKELGCGANGIVYLVERENRHYALKLSDNGTSIISEMNILKSFSKVQGSTLGPSFLEADDFMKTGKQLPFYVMEYIHGHDFLRFIDKKGSSWIGVLTLQLLTSLASLHTNGWVFGDLKPENLIVTSPAYKVRCVDVGGTTLIGRSVKEFTEFFDRGYWGLGSRKADPQYDLFAVAMIIINSAYPGRFHKKGEGYRQLNDLIKQKKELHPYRKMLDKALHGQYDSALQMREDLITVISKQNNLKKKGQSQAATGQPSTIQPSTRQARRSQNYSNKKRGGFFETFFLVAIISMLYVLYIYEQLL; this is encoded by the coding sequence ATGAACAATACTTTGAGGAATCAATGTAAACTCCTGCCTGACAGTTTGGTCACTGGAAAATGGAATAAGAACCAGTACAAAATAATTAAGGAATTGGGGTGTGGAGCGAACGGGATCGTCTATTTGGTTGAAAGAGAAAATCGTCATTATGCTTTAAAGCTCAGTGATAATGGGACGTCCATTATTTCGGAGATGAATATCCTAAAATCCTTTTCAAAGGTCCAGGGGTCTACCCTTGGACCTTCCTTTTTGGAAGCGGATGATTTCATGAAAACAGGAAAGCAGCTCCCTTTTTATGTCATGGAATATATCCATGGACACGATTTTTTGCGTTTCATCGATAAGAAAGGGTCATCGTGGATTGGGGTCTTGACGCTTCAGCTTTTAACCAGTTTGGCTTCCTTGCATACTAATGGCTGGGTGTTCGGGGATTTAAAACCTGAGAATTTGATAGTGACTTCACCAGCCTATAAAGTCCGGTGCGTGGATGTAGGCGGAACCACCTTGATTGGGCGATCTGTTAAAGAATTCACCGAGTTCTTCGATAGAGGGTACTGGGGACTTGGATCAAGAAAGGCTGATCCGCAATATGACTTGTTCGCTGTGGCGATGATTATAATCAATTCTGCCTATCCTGGACGTTTCCATAAGAAAGGGGAGGGGTATAGACAGCTTAACGACTTGATTAAGCAGAAAAAGGAATTGCACCCATATAGAAAGATGTTGGATAAAGCACTCCACGGGCAGTATGATTCAGCCCTCCAAATGCGGGAGGATTTGATAACTGTGATAAGTAAGCAAAATAACTTGAAGAAAAAGGGCCAGAGTCAGGCAGCGACAGGTCAGCCATCAACAATCCAACCCTCAACGAGGCAAGCTAGAAGGTCCCAAAACTACTCCAATAAGAAAAGGGGAGGTTTTTTTGAAACTTTTTTTCTGGTTGCCATAATATCGATGCTCTATGTTCTTTACATATATGAACAGTTGTTATGA
- the yabQ gene encoding spore cortex biosynthesis protein YabQ, which translates to MTLTIQFYTLLAMIGMGSGFGAALDTYSRFLKRSERKRWIVFIHDFLFWIIQGLLIFYVLFLVNEGEFRLYLFLALLCGFSAYQALFKGFYQRFLEFLIILVIKLARFITNSVHMLIFLPIKWVIVSLIAIIIGMGKFVLALLKWAGKILLFILNVFWRPVKWILTHIWNLLPVFVTKNVGKFYNKGKGILLKIKNSIIRMLNRWRTKKK; encoded by the coding sequence ATGACCTTAACGATCCAATTTTATACGTTGCTTGCGATGATAGGCATGGGCAGTGGCTTTGGAGCTGCCCTAGATACGTATAGCCGGTTTCTGAAGCGTTCAGAAAGGAAAAGGTGGATTGTTTTCATCCATGACTTCCTTTTCTGGATCATTCAGGGTCTCCTTATTTTTTATGTTTTGTTTTTAGTGAATGAGGGGGAGTTTCGCCTCTATTTATTTTTGGCCTTATTATGCGGTTTTTCAGCTTATCAAGCACTTTTCAAAGGTTTCTATCAACGGTTTTTGGAGTTTTTGATAATACTGGTGATAAAGTTGGCGAGATTTATAACGAATTCGGTTCACATGCTGATATTTCTTCCGATAAAATGGGTAATAGTATCTTTAATAGCCATCATCATCGGGATGGGAAAGTTCGTTTTAGCATTATTAAAATGGGCGGGGAAAATACTTCTCTTTATATTAAATGTTTTCTGGAGGCCAGTAAAATGGATTCTGACCCATATATGGAATTTATTGCCGGTTTTTGTTACGAAAAACGTCGGGAAGTTTTATAATAAAGGAAAAGGGATTTTATTGAAAATAAAGAATTCTATAATTAGAATGCTAAATAGATGGAGAACTAAAAAGAAATGA
- the spoIIE gene encoding stage II sporulation protein E, with protein MEKVERPMMEPLGDVQLKEAKAGAINWIQQLQMKSEDIFIKKGISLAIIGFLLGRALILSQLAPFGLPFFAAVFLMRRDRAPLALFGLIAGGLTVHYSNSLVIFASAFLLLLFHKIKKPAVEGQFKTMSMYVFASLFLVNLAEQYLVFRTIQLYDLMMIGVEAGLAMILTLIFIQSIPLLTVRTKTQSLKTEEIVSIIILLASVMTGTIGWMIYDLSLDHIFSRYLVLLFGLAGGAAIGSTVGVVTGLIFSLASIASLYQMSLLAFSGLLGGLLKEGRKIGVAAGLLIATTLIGLYGEGTNNIMVTLYESLVAVALFILTPTSIINKIAKHIPGTVENSDEQQQYARKVRDVTAQRVEQFSHVFEALSNSFSQVDERGRLEEDEKEFDYFLSNVTEKTCQLCFKKEQCWSKNFNTTYEGMQEIMLQLSENGGQLPQKTSKEWGKYCSRGPQVIGAISQELTYFEANQKLKRQVKESRKLVADQLRGVSAVMDDFAKEIQRERKNHHVHEESIMEAIQDFGLHIGYVEIYSLEQGNVDIEMSVPYCQGRGECEKLIAPMLSDILGETIVVHSEECATYPNGQCEVIFRSAKKFTVETGVAHAAKGGGLVSGDSYTTMEIGCGKFAIAISDGMGNGERAHFESTETLKLLQKFLQSGIEEKIAIKSVNSVLSLRTTDEIFSTLDLAMIDLQDARAKFLKICSIPSFIKRGDRIIKIESSNLPMGIIQDFDVDVVSEELKAGDILIMMSDGVFDGPSHVENIEFWLKRKIKEMETDDPQEISDLILEEVIRTKGIIDDDMTVVTSKIKHNTPKWASIPVSPKRKKAQ; from the coding sequence ATGGAAAAAGTAGAAAGACCCATGATGGAACCGCTTGGAGATGTTCAGTTAAAAGAAGCGAAGGCAGGAGCCATCAATTGGATCCAACAACTGCAAATGAAGTCGGAAGACATATTCATAAAGAAAGGTATCTCTTTAGCCATTATCGGTTTTTTATTAGGACGAGCATTAATTCTTTCGCAGCTGGCACCATTTGGACTTCCGTTTTTCGCAGCCGTTTTTCTCATGAGGCGTGACAGGGCTCCACTTGCATTATTCGGATTGATTGCAGGTGGGCTGACCGTTCACTATTCCAATAGTTTAGTCATCTTTGCATCGGCGTTCCTGCTTCTGTTATTTCATAAGATCAAGAAGCCCGCCGTAGAAGGACAATTCAAGACGATGTCGATGTACGTCTTTGCTTCACTATTCCTGGTCAACCTGGCCGAGCAATATCTGGTATTTCGAACGATTCAGCTGTACGACCTGATGATGATAGGAGTAGAGGCGGGACTCGCCATGATCTTAACCTTAATCTTCATACAGTCCATCCCGCTGCTAACCGTACGGACAAAAACCCAATCATTAAAGACGGAGGAAATCGTCAGTATCATCATCTTGCTGGCTTCGGTGATGACCGGAACCATAGGCTGGATGATATACGATTTATCACTCGACCATATATTCTCACGATACTTGGTCCTCCTCTTCGGGCTGGCGGGAGGGGCCGCCATAGGCTCCACTGTAGGTGTAGTTACTGGATTGATATTCAGCTTGGCAAGTATCGCAAGTCTTTATCAAATGAGCCTTCTCGCTTTTTCCGGGCTTTTGGGCGGGTTGTTGAAGGAGGGAAGGAAGATAGGGGTCGCAGCAGGCCTCTTAATCGCTACGACACTGATAGGTTTATATGGTGAGGGCACCAATAATATTATGGTGACCCTTTATGAATCACTTGTAGCGGTGGCTTTATTTATATTAACACCGACATCCATAATCAACAAAATAGCGAAACATATACCGGGAACCGTCGAGAATTCCGATGAACAGCAGCAGTATGCCCGGAAAGTGAGGGATGTTACCGCTCAAAGGGTGGAGCAATTCTCGCATGTATTTGAGGCGCTCTCAAATAGCTTTTCCCAAGTGGATGAAAGGGGGAGATTGGAGGAAGATGAGAAAGAATTCGACTACTTCTTAAGTAATGTAACGGAAAAGACGTGCCAGCTCTGTTTTAAAAAGGAACAATGCTGGTCCAAGAACTTTAATACAACTTATGAAGGTATGCAGGAAATTATGCTTCAGTTAAGTGAAAATGGTGGGCAACTACCCCAAAAGACTTCGAAAGAATGGGGGAAATATTGTAGTCGCGGACCTCAGGTCATTGGGGCGATATCACAGGAGCTTACTTATTTTGAAGCAAACCAAAAGTTAAAAAGGCAGGTGAAAGAAAGCCGGAAACTGGTTGCGGATCAGCTGCGGGGCGTTTCTGCAGTAATGGATGATTTTGCAAAAGAAATTCAAAGGGAAAGGAAGAATCATCATGTACATGAAGAATCCATTATGGAGGCCATCCAGGATTTTGGCCTGCATATAGGCTATGTTGAAATATACAGTCTAGAACAAGGAAATGTTGATATAGAGATGAGTGTCCCATACTGCCAGGGCAGAGGGGAATGTGAAAAGTTAATAGCACCAATGCTTTCGGACATTTTAGGGGAAACGATAGTCGTTCATTCAGAAGAGTGTGCAACGTATCCAAACGGGCAATGTGAGGTGATATTTAGGTCAGCAAAAAAATTCACGGTCGAAACGGGTGTGGCTCATGCTGCCAAGGGGGGAGGGCTTGTTTCAGGAGATAGTTATACGACCATGGAAATTGGTTGCGGAAAATTCGCAATAGCCATTAGTGATGGCATGGGAAATGGGGAAAGGGCCCATTTTGAGAGTACAGAGACATTGAAGCTGCTTCAAAAATTTTTACAATCGGGAATAGAAGAAAAAATAGCCATTAAATCCGTAAACTCCGTATTATCTCTACGCACTACCGATGAAATTTTTTCAACTCTTGATTTGGCAATGATTGATCTTCAGGACGCAAGGGCTAAGTTTTTAAAAATCTGTTCGATACCGAGTTTCATTAAAAGGGGGGATAGGATAATAAAAATTGAATCGAGTAACCTCCCTATGGGAATCATCCAGGATTTCGATGTTGATGTTGTATCAGAAGAGCTAAAGGCAGGGGATATATTAATCATGATGAGCGATGGAGTATTCGATGGTCCCTCCCATGTCGAAAATATCGAGTTCTGGCTTAAACGAAAAATAAAAGAAATGGAGACAGACGATCCACAGGAAATTTCCGATTTAATATTGGAGGAGGTCATCCGAACAAAAGGGATTATAGATGATGATATGACAGTGGTAACATCCAAAATTAAACACAATACACCGAAATGGGCATCGATTCCCGTTTCTCCAAAACGAAAAAAGGCCCAGTAG
- a CDS encoding polysaccharide biosynthesis protein translates to MAEKPNKTSNELLRGALILSAAAIIVKVLSAAYRIPYQNIAGDIGFYIYQQVYPFYGVAFTLSTLGFPVVISKLIAERESSKNNFEVKDILVTSFVVLSSIGIMMFAALFLGADWIAGWMKDPDLASLLRIIAYSYLLMPISSVLRGYFQGINNMLPTASSQVAEQCIRVLTILVLSTIFVSLGYSPYVVGKGAVFGSITGGITGLVLLIAFVILREEWKLFSQVKIKPVNFIKISKVLVFQGLAFCITGLILILFQFVDSLHLYSLLRETGMGEREAKEWKGVYDRGQPLLQLGTVVANSFALALVPVISGFVQKRSEQELVNKIKLALRVSTTIGIAAAIGLIVTMKPVNHMLFTNSKGTITLAIFSLSILFTSLIMAKAAVIQSLGYSFVPVIITIVGVGSKWALNLVLVPHYKIAGAASATVLAFMIMTVLFYTVLRVHIKKTLIEKKYLLIILKSTIYMGTVVVLFNAIFQLVFSGDSRMLATIQALIGVGIGAAVFVMTAIRAGLFGEEELSLIPAGSKLKRFIMTNRSIRNHE, encoded by the coding sequence ATGGCTGAAAAGCCTAATAAAACATCAAATGAACTTTTGCGAGGTGCGCTGATCCTGAGCGCAGCAGCGATTATCGTAAAAGTTTTGAGCGCGGCCTATCGCATACCTTATCAGAACATTGCGGGTGACATCGGGTTTTATATCTATCAGCAGGTATATCCCTTCTACGGTGTAGCCTTTACATTATCCACACTAGGCTTCCCGGTTGTCATATCCAAACTGATCGCAGAACGGGAGTCTTCTAAAAATAATTTTGAGGTCAAGGACATTTTAGTGACATCATTCGTCGTCTTAAGTTCAATAGGAATCATGATGTTTGCGGCACTGTTCCTGGGCGCTGATTGGATTGCCGGATGGATGAAGGATCCGGATTTAGCCAGTCTGCTGAGAATCATTGCCTATTCCTACTTATTAATGCCGATTTCATCTGTTTTAAGAGGCTATTTTCAAGGAATAAACAACATGTTACCCACGGCAAGTTCGCAGGTCGCTGAACAATGCATCCGTGTATTGACGATACTGGTGCTTTCAACGATATTCGTGTCTCTAGGCTACTCTCCTTATGTGGTCGGTAAGGGCGCCGTCTTCGGTTCGATTACCGGCGGCATAACCGGCCTTGTCCTGCTTATTGCTTTCGTTATTTTAAGAGAAGAATGGAAGCTTTTTTCACAAGTGAAAATCAAACCGGTAAATTTCATCAAAATTTCAAAAGTCCTGGTTTTCCAAGGATTGGCGTTTTGCATAACTGGCTTGATCCTTATCTTGTTTCAGTTTGTCGACTCACTACACCTGTATTCTCTACTAAGGGAAACGGGGATGGGGGAAAGGGAAGCTAAAGAGTGGAAAGGGGTATATGACCGTGGACAGCCTTTGCTTCAGCTAGGGACAGTCGTGGCTAATTCTTTTGCTTTGGCGCTTGTACCTGTAATATCCGGATTCGTTCAGAAGAGAAGTGAACAAGAATTAGTCAATAAGATCAAATTGGCGCTGCGTGTAAGTACGACGATTGGAATCGCTGCTGCGATTGGGCTGATAGTGACGATGAAGCCGGTCAATCATATGCTGTTCACGAATTCCAAAGGGACAATTACTTTAGCGATTTTTTCCTTATCGATTTTATTCACATCCCTCATAATGGCAAAAGCGGCAGTGATCCAAAGTTTAGGCTATTCGTTTGTACCGGTGATCATTACGATTGTGGGGGTGGGAAGCAAGTGGGCGTTGAACCTTGTTCTTGTTCCCCATTACAAAATTGCGGGAGCAGCCTCTGCAACAGTACTTGCATTTATGATCATGACAGTATTATTTTATACGGTTTTGAGAGTACATATCAAAAAGACATTAATTGAAAAGAAGTACCTGTTAATAATCTTGAAGAGTACGATTTACATGGGTACGGTTGTCGTTTTATTCAATGCCATATTCCAATTGGTGTTTTCAGGTGATAGCCGGATGTTAGCTACGATCCAAGCGCTGATCGGTGTGGGGATCGGTGCAGCCGTTTTTGTGATGACCGCAATTCGTGCAGGCTTATTTGGTGAAGAAGAACTTTCACTTATCCCTGCAGGTTCAAAGCTTAAACGATTTATAATGACGAATAGGAGTATACGAAATCATGAATGA
- a CDS encoding RNA-binding S4 domain-containing protein: MRLDKFLKVSRLIKRRTLAKEVADKGRITINGQQAKASSNVKDGDELTVRFGQKLVTVRVDKIQETTKKEAAADMYTIVKEEKLAEE, translated from the coding sequence ATGAGATTAGATAAATTCCTAAAAGTTTCAAGATTGATCAAGCGCCGTACGCTTGCGAAAGAAGTCGCGGATAAAGGGAGAATCACGATTAACGGACAACAGGCAAAGGCAAGTTCGAATGTTAAAGATGGTGATGAGTTGACTGTCCGATTCGGTCAAAAGCTGGTTACGGTACGAGTCGATAAAATTCAAGAAACGACGAAAAAAGAAGCGGCTGCAGACATGTATACCATCGTAAAGGAAGAAAAGCTAGCGGAGGAGTAA
- the mazG gene encoding nucleoside triphosphate pyrophosphohydrolase: MNEITIIGLGAGDLDQLPLGIYKKLTQIEQCFVRTMDHPVIGDLKKEGVNFTAFDEIYEKHDQFEAVYEEIAGTLLQEALNRSVLYAVPGHPMVAEKTVQLLLEKGPALGIAIKLEGGQSFLDPLFQAVRIDPIEGFQLLDGTDLSPDDLHITQHIIIGQVYDAFSASNVKLTLMEKLPDDYEVYIVTAAGSSQEKVTKCALFELDRQMELSNLTSVYVPPVREEALQYREFSKLRQIIAELRGPEGCPWDKKQTHESLKKYLIEEAYELIDSIDQEDDEGMVGELGDVLLQVMLHSQIGEDEGMFTIDDVIEGITAKMVRRHPHVFGNVEVNGEEDVLVNWQKIKEEEKGSEPKAMHSILDGIEKSLPNLLRAEEYQKRAAKVGFDWDEVSEAWKKVLEEVKELEEEVLTPNRDVERIKSELGDLFFALVNISRYYDIQAEEAVYKANQKFHQRFTYIEECIQRADKKFEDYTLEELDSYWDEAKAKGL; the protein is encoded by the coding sequence ATGAATGAGATAACTATAATAGGCCTTGGTGCAGGGGATTTAGATCAGTTACCGCTAGGGATTTATAAAAAATTGACACAAATTGAACAATGCTTCGTCAGAACGATGGATCATCCGGTAATCGGGGACTTGAAAAAAGAAGGAGTCAATTTCACGGCTTTTGACGAGATATATGAAAAGCACGACCAATTTGAAGCGGTATATGAAGAAATAGCCGGAACATTATTACAAGAGGCTTTAAACCGCTCCGTTCTATACGCGGTTCCAGGGCATCCCATGGTTGCGGAAAAAACGGTTCAGCTTTTGCTCGAAAAGGGGCCGGCCCTTGGAATAGCCATTAAGCTGGAAGGCGGCCAAAGTTTCCTTGACCCCCTGTTTCAGGCTGTTAGAATCGATCCGATTGAAGGGTTCCAGTTGTTGGATGGTACAGATCTTTCACCCGATGATCTGCACATTACCCAGCATATTATAATCGGACAGGTTTATGACGCATTCAGCGCATCGAATGTGAAGTTGACTTTAATGGAAAAGCTTCCGGATGACTACGAGGTATATATCGTTACAGCGGCAGGCAGCAGTCAGGAAAAAGTGACAAAGTGCGCCCTGTTCGAACTCGACCGTCAGATGGAGTTAAGTAACTTGACGAGTGTTTATGTCCCGCCTGTTAGAGAAGAAGCGTTACAGTATCGGGAGTTTTCCAAGCTGCGTCAAATCATCGCAGAACTTAGAGGTCCAGAAGGATGTCCTTGGGATAAGAAACAAACTCATGAAAGCTTGAAGAAATATCTAATAGAAGAGGCATACGAGCTTATTGATTCCATCGATCAAGAGGACGATGAGGGCATGGTTGGTGAACTCGGGGATGTTCTGCTTCAGGTGATGCTTCATTCACAAATCGGTGAAGATGAGGGCATGTTCACGATAGATGATGTAATTGAAGGCATTACGGCAAAAATGGTTCGACGGCACCCTCATGTATTCGGAAATGTTGAAGTGAATGGCGAGGAAGATGTGTTGGTGAATTGGCAGAAAATCAAAGAAGAAGAAAAGGGGAGCGAACCAAAAGCTATGCATTCCATACTCGATGGTATTGAGAAATCGCTGCCAAACTTACTTCGGGCCGAGGAGTACCAAAAAAGGGCTGCGAAGGTTGGATTTGATTGGGATGAGGTTTCCGAAGCCTGGAAAAAGGTTTTGGAAGAGGTGAAGGAATTAGAGGAGGAAGTATTAACCCCAAACAGGGATGTCGAAAGAATCAAATCGGAACTGGGCGACCTCTTTTTTGCGCTTGTCAACATTTCACGTTATTATGACATACAAGCAGAAGAAGCCGTCTACAAAGCAAACCAGAAATTTCACCAGCGTTTTACATATATAGAAGAGTGCATTCAAAGGGCAGACAAGAAGTTTGAGGACTATACATTGGAAGAACTGGATTCATATTGGGATGAGGCAAAAGCTAAAGGACTTTAA
- the yabP gene encoding sporulation protein YabP, with product MSQYNDPNASYTKGTIQEHDVMMKGRRLLDITGVKQVESFDNEEFLLETVMGFLSIRGQNLQMKNLDVDKGIVSIKGKIFDLVYLDEQSGEKAKGFFGKLFK from the coding sequence ATGAGCCAATATAATGATCCGAATGCTAGTTATACAAAGGGAACGATCCAAGAGCATGATGTAATGATGAAAGGCCGCCGTTTACTTGATATTACCGGTGTCAAACAAGTGGAAAGCTTTGATAATGAAGAGTTTCTGCTCGAAACGGTAATGGGGTTCTTATCCATCAGGGGTCAAAACTTGCAAATGAAGAATTTGGACGTTGATAAAGGCATTGTTTCCATTAAGGGAAAAATTTTCGACCTTGTTTATTTAGATGAGCAATCAGGGGAGAAAGCTAAAGGCTTCTTTGGCAAATTGTTCAAATGA
- a CDS encoding septum formation initiator family protein: MSSLRKRKVAKIENPYVAQEEKKVQTVEKKKRGLMRRLTLYSVFAAVFLILAISTLITQNVALDEKVQQKEELKGKLAKLEKDETLLKEEIVKLNDDDYIAKIARRDYFLSEKGEIIFTLPKGKEDSD, translated from the coding sequence ATGAGTAGCCTTCGTAAAAGGAAAGTGGCAAAAATAGAAAATCCCTACGTCGCTCAAGAAGAGAAAAAAGTGCAAACCGTAGAAAAAAAGAAGCGTGGTCTAATGCGTAGATTAACTCTATACTCAGTTTTCGCCGCTGTCTTTTTGATTTTGGCTATTTCCACCCTCATAACGCAAAATGTTGCACTGGATGAGAAAGTTCAACAGAAGGAAGAATTGAAGGGAAAGTTAGCTAAATTGGAAAAAGACGAGACCCTTCTTAAAGAAGAAATCGTGAAGCTAAATGACGACGACTATATAGCGAAAATAGCCAGACGTGATTACTTCTTATCTGAAAAAGGTGAAATCATTTTTACCCTTCCAAAAGGGAAGGAAGATAGTGACTAA
- a CDS encoding VWA domain-containing protein: protein MKAGTLRQILLITDGCSNHGEEPSAMAELARKQGITINVIGVMENDVIDEKGLKEIEKIAGSGGGVSQIVYAQQLSQTVQMVTQKAMTQTIQGVINRELQQILGDSRTMEDLPPEKRGEVMEVVDELGETSKLEVLILVDTSASMKHKLPTVKDSLLDLSLSMNARMGDSRFSVFVFPGKRNDVEKLLDWTPNLEALTATFPKLSTGGLTPTGPAIREALTFFNKKRSLRGLLSHDDEQYFEESM from the coding sequence ATGAAAGCAGGAACATTAAGACAGATTTTGCTTATAACCGACGGATGTTCAAATCATGGTGAGGAGCCTTCTGCCATGGCCGAATTAGCAAGGAAGCAAGGTATAACCATCAATGTCATAGGTGTTATGGAAAATGATGTGATAGATGAAAAGGGACTTAAGGAAATAGAGAAGATTGCTGGTTCAGGAGGTGGCGTAAGTCAAATAGTCTATGCACAGCAGTTGTCCCAAACCGTCCAAATGGTGACCCAAAAGGCAATGACTCAAACTATACAGGGAGTTATCAATCGTGAACTTCAACAAATACTTGGAGACTCAAGAACGATGGAAGATCTTCCGCCGGAAAAACGAGGGGAAGTGATGGAGGTGGTTGATGAGCTTGGGGAAACAAGCAAGCTCGAAGTACTGATTCTTGTCGATACCAGTGCAAGCATGAAGCATAAACTGCCTACCGTAAAAGATTCTTTATTGGATCTTTCCCTGAGTATGAATGCAAGAATGGGTGACAGCCGTTTTTCCGTATTCGTATTTCCTGGGAAAAGAAATGATGTGGAAAAGTTGCTGGATTGGACCCCGAACCTTGAAGCCTTGACGGCAACTTTTCCTAAGCTTAGTACTGGGGGACTCACTCCGACAGGTCCGGCCATTCGTGAAGCTTTAACATTTTTCAATAAAAAACGTTCATTGAGGGGATTGTTATCACATGATGATGAACAATACTTTGAGGAATCAATGTAA